GCTTTGGAACAAAATTTTAGCTCGTGTTCATTGTTTCCTGGTGAAATCCTACAGATCCAGAGGCTATGGAAGCAGCAAGAGGACGGCAGCTGCATTTGTAAGTATTTATGCTTTTCTTTTAAAATAATAACATTTTCTCCAAATATCAATTAATTAAAAAGCTGATAAGATGCCACGGTAATTTGTTATTTCAGCACAGAGAAGTTGATACCAGTTTGTTGATCGAATTTGTCAATCAATAATATATCTTCTTCTTGATGCAGTCTTGCAAATGTTGATCCTATTGATGTTGCTAGAAGTATTGCTGGGTTAAACCCAGAAACTACCCTTGGTAGGTACTCATAAGTTATTTGGATCACTAAGTAATGGCTTTTGTAGTGATGTAGTGAGTTAAAATTTATGTGGATTTCTTACTGTTCATATTTCTGTTGAAATCTGCAGTTGTGGTAGTTTCAAAGACCTTTACAACAGCCGAAACTATGTTGAATGCTCGTACCCTTAGGGAATGGATTTCATCATCTCTTGGGTTAGTGTATTTTTACCATAAATTCTTCAAGTTCATGGGTCTAACAGTTGTTTGACATTGTGGTCTGGTTTAATATGTAATGATCACATATGGACTCGTGTTAATTTTGTTGGGATATTTAAAAGTATATTGAACTAGCTTTTGAGTGAGTAGACTTTTCATGTTAAAAATAGCATAATATCATTATCTTCAAATGGTTTGAAACTCGTGATGAAATTTTCATTACCATGGACTTCACTTGCAAGTATTCAACATTAGGTATTTAGTATGTCTTAGTAGCTAACCTAGATATTTTTTGTCAGACCTGATGCAGTGGCAAAGCATATGGTAGCAGTTAGCACTAATCTTACGGTATAAATTTGTCTTTCTGCTCTTTTATTTAGTTGATCAAGTATTTGGCAGGATCTCTACTCTCAACTACGCTCCAAGGTCTAGCCATCTTGATGTAATTTTTTGTAAATGTTTTTGTTTCAGCTTGTAGGGAAGTTTGGGATTGACCCTAAGAATGCTTTCGCATTTTGGGACTGGGTTGGTGGTCGTTACAGTGGTAAGTTGTTTTCCTTATGTGAATATTTGGAGTAGCTTGATGTTAGATTTATGTTTTGATTTGCTGATTGCAGTTTGCAGCGCTGTTGGAGTGCTACCCTTGTCTCTTCAATATGGATTTTCACTCGTTGAGAAGTACGTGCTTCATGGTTGTCTCAACTATATTTCAGTCTCTACTTTGTGATGTATATATTCTTTTATGTAAATTGTCTGAAGTAAAAGAGCTCCTATTTTATTACTTGATGAGATGATCATTGAATACTGATGTTCTGTATCGTATTTTAAGATTCTTAAAGGGAGCTTCGAGCATTGATCAACATTTCCACTCAGCACCATTGGAGAAAAATATACCTGTAAGTGCCTGAAACTATATATAAAATCATTTGCTTTTAGAGATTGTCTTACATTTCGTACTGGAAATGGCAAGGGTGATAGTGTAGTGGAAAGTACCTGTAAAACTGTTGGTTATAAAAAAATCTGTGGGATAAATATTAAGTCTGTATGAGATTGATGTATATAACAGTTCATTTCTGATTCAGGTTCTTTTGGGTCTGTTGAGTGTATGGAATGTTTCATTTCTGGGATACCCTGCAAGGGTGAGTACTGATTTTTCGGGTACAGATTTCATTCTAGTAAGCAGGAATGAGTTTATTTTCTTACTTGTTACTGTTTCTCCTCAGGCTATCTTACCTTACTCCCAAGCATTGGAGAAGCTTGCTCCGCACATTCAACAGGCAAGTTACAGTAGCGCTTCTCCCACACTCATATTCTCACATTTTCATATTCACTTTTCACTTCACTTTAGGTTAGCATGGAAAGTAATGGCAAGGGTGTATCCATCGATGGTGTACTACTTCCGTTTGAGGCTGGTGAAATTGATTTTGGTGAACCCGGAACTAATGGTCAGCACAGCTTTTACCAACTAATTCACCAGGTGATCTAGACATTACGCCATATTTTTCGTTGTAATGTGAAAATTGATTGATATATTTAGCTATCAGAAATTGTTCTGCATCCTTATGTACATTAAACCACCAGGTTTGTGGTCGTATGTGAAGGAGAACTGAACACATTTTAAACTTCGTTACCTATTGTGTTGTAGTACTCGGTTTATATTGCGCTTTAGTGTGAACATTAACACCTTTTCTTCCTAAACTTCAGGGTCGCATTATTCCTTGTGATTTTATTGGTATTGTGAAGAGTCAGCAACCTGTTTACCTGAAAGGTACATAGTCCAACACTATTCGGAACAAATTTAAGAATTCAGTTGCATGCTCAAAATTTGTATAGCAGTAAATAATTTTACGCAAGTTTTCTGCAGGTGAACTGGTGAGTAACCATGATGAGCTCATGTCTAACTTTTTTGCACAGCCAGATGCCCTTGCATATGGGAAGGTACTCTTTATCCTTGCTCCCTTGAGGGATGTATTTGTTAAACTTATTCATTTCTCATCTGACCCAGACACCATACAGTAGAATATAGGCTTATCTTTTATAATGGCAACATTGTATACCCTTTGATTCCTTTCTGTTGAGAAATTTGAGTTTGCATTTTAGGAAGTAGTGACACCAAGAAAAGCTAAGCATTTTAGGCTTTTAGCATTGGCAGTCTCTAATTGGAGAAGACATATTACTAAATTTTGATTGTTTATGAGTACAATATATCCACAATGATACTGTCTAACCAAAAGTTGGTTATTGGTAGACCCCAGAACAGTTGCAAAAGGAGAATGTTGCACCGCATCTTATCCCTCATAAGGTAGAGTTTCTTCCTGGTTTGGTATTGGCTTACAGGTCAACGAGTCATGCTAATTATGTGACATCTGCTGCAGACTTTTACTGGTAACCGGCCTTCTCTCAGTCTTCTACTTCCATTACTGAATGCTTACAATATTGGGCAGGTTGGAATTTATTCTCCATCTTTCTACCATTTGTTATACCTAAATGTTTGAACGATCCTTGTATTCTAATATTGATGTCCTGCTTGTACCAGTTGTTGGCAATCTATGAACACAGAATTGCAGTGGAAGGTTTTGTATGGGGCATCAACTCTTTTGACCAGTGGGGAGTAGAATTGGGGAAGGTACAAGAATATTTTCAAGTCGATCTCCTACTAGACCAACTTGCTTTCATGGATGAACATATGTTTGCTTATTGCAATGACTTTCATATCATATGTTATCCTCTTCAATTTAAACTTTGCATTCCTCCTTTGCACCTCATATTACCCATATGCATTTCGTGTTTGTGAAACCAGTCATTGGCGACTCAAGTCAGAAAGCAACTCCATGCATCTCGTACAGAAGGAAAATCGGTTGAGGGCTTTAATTTCAGTACCAAGACACTGATGACAAAGTACCTGGAGGTATGGAAATGATTCCTTTTATCGTAGTCATCTGGACACAAGTTTCTCAATTTGTTTACTGTTTACCAGTTTGAAGGCTCAACGGTTGTGACACCAATTACTTTTTACCTGCAGGCAAGTTCAGATATCCCTGCTGAGCTACCCACACTTCTACCCCGGATATAATTGCGGTCACTTCTGCTGGCAATTTTTCCCCAAGTGTCTTCGGCAGAACAAATAATGTTTGCTAATGTAAACTTGACATTTTTGAGCTGTAATAACTGTTGACTGATTATGCTGCCCAAAGTGAAACAATTACACTATATCATAAATGAAATGTGTGGTTTACACCACCAAATGGTTAGTTTCTTGCCCTATATGATGCTAGTAATATCCTTTTGGCAATGCTAGTTATTCTAAATCTCATGTTGCAGTTTCTGGGATACCAAGAGTCAACATGCAGTATATGACAATCCAAGGTGAATCAGATAGCAAGATTATTGTCCTCTAGTTTAAACCAAGAGCTGTATATACTAAACTGCAAAGATTTGGGTTTTGTATCATTGCAATTTAGGAAACTCAACAGATCAACAGATTGATATATTAGTTTTCCCATTCCATAAAATTGCATAAACTTAAAAAAGCCATGAAATCCAGATTGCCAGTTAATCATCTCCCATTGATAATATCTGCATTACAAGAGCATACCAGTCACCTAGAACTAAAAACCAAAACCTACCCAGCTAGTTTGTTCCCCAAATGTCCAAAAAAACTAGCTTCAATTCCCAAAAGTCCCCGCTTTCTAAACCACAACCAGAGAGGCCTAAACGCCAGTAGAACCAAACCCTCCTTCACCTCTGACAGTGCAGTCCAAATCCTCAACCTCCATAACATCAGGGGTAATGATCTTCTCAATTATCAGCTGAGCAATCCTGTCACCAACCTTGACCTCAAAATCAACATCGGAATGGTTGAACAGAATCACCCCAACCGGGCCTCTGTAATCGGCATCAATCACTCCCGCTCCCACATCAATGGAGTGCTTCAATGCCAGCCCTGATCTCGGCGCTGCAAACAGAACAAAGTCAACACAACTTTCAAACCTAATTGATTGGAAATTAATCGACAAAATTGGGGATTAGGGTTAGGGTTTTACCAACTCGGGCATAGGTCCCCTTAGGAACTGCAATGCTCAGATCAGTTGGGACCAAGGCCTTTCCTCTTGCTGGTATCTTCGTCTCCGTTGCGCTACAAAACCCAGAAAAACCCTAATCAGATTGGAACGATTTCTTTTGCTGAAACAACAATGACTTGAGAAATTGAGGCTTTACCTGGAGAGGTCATAACCAGCAGAGAGAGGAGAACCCCGCGAGGGCAAAATGGCCTTTTCAGAGAGCTTCTTCACCCGGAAGTAATTCGTCTCAGAAACGTCACCGTTCTGGTGGAGCTTGGCGATCTTAGGAGCTGGCTCCTTGACTTCGTGGCTCCCGTTTTGCTGCTCGGCCATTTTGAGAAAATTGCGGCGATGATTTGGGTGTTTGGAGTGAAGGGGTTTTAGAGTGAGGTGCGGAGATTGGGGTGGTTTAAATAGAGAGGTGAGCGCGAGGGACGATGTTGTAGGGATTTTGGCGCCATATATTCCCGCCATGCCGTTCAGAGTTCCCGCCATCTTTCTGATCATGACCTTCGCCATTAATGGCGTCCCCCCACCTTTCTCTGCCCACTTCTCCATAAGGTTTAATGAGTTTTTGGGTCTTTAGATGTAGTTGGGCCCGTGTAGGCGGCTTAACCTGGATGCTGGAGGCCCATTCATGTACGCAATCAATTTCAGCCCAATAGGATTTTGGAAGGTAGGAACAGAAACAAAAATGAGATTTTTTTTTTTGGATAATGGAAATCTTCATTAAGGGCCAAGTCCAAGGGAGCCTAGCAACTGCTAAAGCTCAGACCAATACATCAAATAAGAAATAAAAATTTTCCCCTAAATCAGAAACGAGGTAGACATGGAAAAATCTCCTCAAAAGAGAAAAACGCCGTCCCATTA
The window above is part of the Fragaria vesca subsp. vesca linkage group LG2, FraVesHawaii_1.0, whole genome shotgun sequence genome. Proteins encoded here:
- the LOC101301360 gene encoding glucose-6-phosphate isomerase, cytosolic-like; amino-acid sequence: MASSGLISDTEPWKDLKGHVQDINKTHLRDLMNDVNRCQAMMVEFDGMLLDYSRQRVTLDTMGKLIKLAEAAGLKDKINRMFAGEHINSTENRSVLHVALRAQRDAVIQSDGKNVVPDVWEVLDKIQKFSETIRSGSWVGATGKPLKDVVAVGIGGSFLGPLFVHTALQTDPEAMEAARGRQLHFLANVDPIDVARSIAGLNPETTLVVVVSKTFTTAETMLNARTLREWISSSLGPDAVAKHMVAVSTNLTLVGKFGIDPKNAFAFWDWVGGRYSVCSAVGVLPLSLQYGFSLVEKFLKGASSIDQHFHSAPLEKNIPVLLGLLSVWNVSFLGYPARAILPYSQALEKLAPHIQQVSMESNGKGVSIDGVLLPFEAGEIDFGEPGTNGQHSFYQLIHQGRIIPCDFIGIVKSQQPVYLKGELVSNHDELMSNFFAQPDALAYGKTPEQLQKENVAPHLIPHKTFTGNRPSLSLLLPLLNAYNIGQLLAIYEHRIAVEGFVWGINSFDQWGVELGKSLATQVRKQLHASRTEGKSVEGFNFSTKTLMTKYLEASSDIPAELPTLLPRI
- the LOC101301645 gene encoding deoxyuridine 5'-triphosphate nucleotidohydrolase-like → MAKVMIRKMAGTLNGMAGIYGAKIPTTSSLALTSLFKPPQSPHLTLKPLHSKHPNHRRNFLKMAEQQNGSHEVKEPAPKIAKLHQNGDVSETNYFRVKKLSEKAILPSRGSPLSAGYDLSSATETKIPARGKALVPTDLSIAVPKGTYARVAPRSGLALKHSIDVGAGVIDADYRGPVGVILFNHSDVDFEVKVGDRIAQLIIEKIITPDVMEVEDLDCTVRGEGGFGSTGV